CACTTTCCCCTGAAAGCATACCTGAGCTAAAAAAGCCCCTGAGCATACCAGGAGCAGCACTGCCTTCATTTATCACTTTTACTGTAAGACATTAAAAGCTGTGAATACCTATCTTCAAAGGGATTGCTAACACTATCCATATATACTTAGTGGTGTTCCTAGTGCTATAGCCCTTCCCACCACACTTACTATCAAAGCAAGCATCTAAGCATATTTACTCATTAGTGAGATTAGTCAGATTCCCTGGTGGGAACTGCAAATAGCCCGTCACAGTCCTTACAGCAATCAAGCAGTGAAAACAGCTATAAATTTTTCCATAAataactgctgcttttccttttttacccAATACTAGCTTCTACTCAAACTTCATTTGTTAAGTTTCATTATCCAATTGAGAAACTGTAAATAAAGGACAAACAGAAAGGCAATTTACATTGCAGATGACTGCTAGGGGACAAATTCAGTGCAAGGCTGGCATTAGTGTCTAAACCAAGTTTTTCATGATTATAGGTATTTGCTGCTATGCTTACTATTGCTAATGCCTGCAGGcatgtttctgaaaagaaacactgcTAATGTAGCAGCCAAAGCTATAGGAAGAGGTTTCAAGAGCAAATACTAATACAAATCACCCCACCACCCAGCCATAGAGACTTGGGCCTTTGCAATACTAAGGTGCTTGGGCTACACCACTTAAAAACAAGTGAGAtcactgttatttttaattaactcCACTTAGTAACACCTGTTTCTGATAAAACCAAGTGACCCTGCCCAAACTGGGGTTTGGCTGAGgctattttaaaagcacagagaTGTTTAGTAAAAACCTTCAATGCAAATCTTTTCCCAACCCTTATTATACCTgttagcagaaataaaaagagcagGGAAGGCAGCTAAAAAAGGCTCTGCTATGCCAAATTAGTTATGAACAGTCTTTCAGCAACTGATGAGTAACAAGAGATACCTAACAGTGTTGACAGGAACAGCACTTAGTTTCCACAGAAGATGTAGGAATACCTTACACTTAATCAAGAATCACTTTTAAAACTTCACACCAATCTAAGCCACGCAGAAGTTGTATTTTACAAAAGACAGCAAGATGAAGAGAGAAAGACAGCAGCAGTATGGGAATTTTCCCAGACGCAGTAATACAATTTCAAGAGCAGGCATAGCAAGTGGAATAGGTTTCTACTGTACCTGCCCATCAGGCAAGCCAGCCAATTTATGCAGAACAGGTTTCTAGTGTTAAGTCTATGGTTCAGAAGCAGTTGCATGGTTGGCAAAGCATATCAGACTCTAGATTTGTACCCAGTGTCACATCCACATGGAGCTCTAATGAGAGGTATAGCCTGACAAGATAACAGGCTCACTTCTGACGTTCAATTATCAGAACTAATGTGATGTTTATATGCTGTGTCACAGCTTATTTCTTGATGTATTAGAAAAACTGGTGAGATGACAACATCAAGTTTGCAGGTATGAAAGCCATTTTCTATTTACACGCTCAAGTAGTTCTCCAAAtatgtggtttggggttttttttaatagcattgTCTTAGCAGCAAGACAGCACCAATATATTTCTGATATTCAAGCAGTTTTTATACTCAGCTCAAATCTTCAGACTGCAAGTACCTTAAGAGTCTATCACATACCTGTACTTAGTAGCTCAAGAGCTCAGGCTAGGAATCCTCTACTTGGAGTTTCAGAATCACCTTATTAGAAATGTGAAGGTCACactggttttggatcttgtctAGCAAGTCTTCCTCCTCGCTCCTCCCCTGGGGAGAGAGATCACATTGGTCTCTAGAAGCTCCACATCTCAAGTCCCGTCTGCTCCTGGCTTTCCAGAGTTACATAATGACATCCAACCATTAGCTTCTGGTACGGGCAGTCGCGGAAACGAGACTCTTTCACATGCCTGCTAATTAAGGCAAGAGTCGGACAAGCTGCCCCGAGTTCTTCAGGTGCATTCAAAAGCAACATCTACTGCCTGCACCTGCATTCACgtcaggaaaaggaagagcacGAGACACCACGGTACACTGCagatgctcagaggaaggaGCCAGACGCGCTTTGCACAACTCACGTTGCCGTGAGCTCCCAGGGCTGTCGACACAACGGCCGGTTCGGACTTGCTCCGCAGCACGCACCCAACTTCTCGCACTACGCTTTACGGCGGGGACGAGCCTCTCGGGCCGAGAGGAGCCCAACTGGCGGCGCGCACAGCCCCGGGCTGCCGCGGACGAGCCGGGAGCCATCGCCCCGTGACTGCGGCGCTGCAGCTCGGGGCGGGAAACGGGGCCCGAACGCGGAGGGGATCGCTCGGGAGGGTGGAGCACGGCAGCCGCCCGGGCCCAAGCGAGGCCTGCGGGAGCCCAGCGCCGCTCGGGAGCGAGGCGGGGCCGCAGCCGAGCCCGCCGCCGGCGGGGAGCAGACCCCTCCCGCGGGCCGCCGCAGACACAAACAGAGCCCGCCGCGGCGGCGCCCGTGAAAGGCGGCTCCGGCCCGAAGTGGGGTTGGCACAGGCGATTCCTCCGCTGCTACCGAGGCTCCAGCCCCAAGCCTTGGGACCCGACCTCGGGGCCACTCCAAGGCGCAGCCCGCACCCTCCGCTGCTCTCCCCCCATGACGGGCCATGCACAACGCCCGGCCCAGCCTACCCCCTCACACGACCGGCCCCACCGCGCCCCCTGCCCCCGGTGGTCGCGGCCCAACCGCCCGTTGCTCACCCGCCAACACCGCCGCTGGGCGCGACCGCTCCTTCCGCGCCGCCTTATATCGGGGCCCGGGCGGAGGCGCGCGGCGGCCAATGGGCGGGCGACGAGCAGGGCCCGGCCAGCAGCAGCTGACGGGAGGGGAAGCGGCTTGGCTCGGCCCACCCCCCCGCGGCcagcccttcccttccttctgcgTGACAGCGGTGGGGGGCGGATGGTCCG
The Lathamus discolor isolate bLatDis1 chromosome 6, bLatDis1.hap1, whole genome shotgun sequence DNA segment above includes these coding regions:
- the LOC136016514 gene encoding zinc finger protein ZXDC-like gives rise to the protein MARHGGRAAEGAGCALEWPRGRVPRLGAGASVAAEESPVPTPLRAGAAFHGRRRGGLCLCLRRPAGGVCSPPAAGSAAAPPRSRAALGSRRPRLGPGGCRAPPSRAIPSAFGPRFPPRAAAPQSRGDGSRLVRGSPGLCAPPVGLLSAREARPRRKA